A window of the Megalopta genalis isolate 19385.01 chromosome 2, iyMegGena1_principal, whole genome shotgun sequence genome harbors these coding sequences:
- the LOC117219261 gene encoding uncharacterized protein LOC117219261 isoform X2, translating to MANIKVAVRVRPISARELNRTGSDVVVRTDSNGISLTNLKVSSSKAGDSRERTRTYSFDYCFDSSDPEAEHFADQERIYETLGQTVLEAVFLGYNSCLVAYGQSASGKTYTMMGTKDDPGLTPRLCEGLFSRIEDEKRNEKNCYLEIYNERVRDLLKPSSSASGLRVREHPRLGPYVQGLTHHVVRTLGSLMSYVEEGTKARKTASTQQNPSSSRSHALLTISLIPESSVAVGASSASASSSARRPDGSLSPPRGGSKLRLVDLAGSESAATCSGIHRLKEGANINKSLVALGNVISALAERGSTGSGPGRRFIPYRDSALTWLLKDALGGNATTIMLATISPASGSYNETAHTLRFAQRAQSVVNRPVVNEDPVARVIRELRAEVARLKSLLSEKNAEPIKALCSCQRIQDEPPSPDSTGSPEKESKTLIDPFEVPDADFKREESDRHSKREEQQLRRSHLPFRRSTSTESLSTLDTGCPLKRFGSYELLPSKDRFERTYNRARVTELNDEENEVSEIHESVFVDIPTLVAVLIKPDDNLQESSTQIEEICSDEVAEDGIDVEFIGAEHEGFDDQEKLESLDHDDRSSSVNSCQASVDNELDVFQTDIFKSSSTPKEKPKFRKQDSVDLLSVPIPSNLHISKRFGSVEAIQRKKEPLFPLERSHTNLERRVVPDRAKKLNNIREIEDQKLATKSFWSSSKEPLQRKGSNDSDRSLKDCGSGKSKNARKPSLENLKRKTSKDSSSSSSKDEQISISSLTREKLLHTNDSIEQESSSTRSHTPIQRVKRAQIVAAVTERLYSSKKVPEDASGIRSPPEGTEVKSLARMKLQEISRKMLGKRRRVCVDTQTDCSRTIRMKDTASLTENPEIQDVAVLTDNHEDCEIVAESKTPVLRVKEIATSTDKPKTSIVRCKDVASLANDLEEFEYELHSPRHDSGILSDDTQNYAESNLSSTEVSDVCQETDRGPMHVESSTNTLYSSCRSSAVQTPRPNSLYPRRIETKAPPCMRQCCNSVQEPARNHSSIGSPEKSVISISLPDTISITIESTNVLESRIAVMDSLEQERAKSRTKDGEVQTEEIKDTRGEAVCFKDDSRSTLSQTDSRVFRIENIFQDPNNVSRRVDATGGRVDGPRMRNSITFRNSLGTSYVSQVRDGEVGGFGARRQGDGFIRDGLITEAFITKKRFDFGRDVCDDPWRKWSVPAAMNSKIQSIGCNDGFAASSWQGSQVGEVAGLASSCSNCSKMEPEVQGESMKLPAFENGTVEHDHSFSDDSLDYNENNALGQTVLKMADCDLRESLCPPDVVAHTKKDCPKVSTSEAESNEPADFEESQIEFPKMKPSDVAEVLQVHDYKDLILGRRCYNYEDVNEEPEDSNRVINSGKKKVSFSNSGEAENKVSLEKESSKQGPKTTLKSIIKKRKKRNIAEIVSSVPSSNDETDDSQHDEKSLILEDDWKDKVSDAEEPSKEGLLDSKMDAKQNHKKVKFSVRNLSENSESDSCENAEDEEEDVPRNHVAKKILEDYLSEAVTFMRNLNSINESINVAGMLDRCSSPIHQKRVGKQGPRRRSYSSPWNLDHPRQEVAVTDDADYLNSDEDIVVSTESYDRCLKGIQRLEDCIRRVDRHNELLRVKYGVNCGSAGARLGLASPSTDRAPATSDFVVSGGREDTSNIAEDWTSPRFVEYSPRSSLQSTRTKNEEEDLEKRIFDQLMNVANATSCRTSTRLQNRFSKSSDRRPRSPVTYSKLREKYNHADESFHGDLQGSLDLNDQSYEITGNLSVAKTHGMSFEDLESTMEDDFLPLRRFDRIEGKLRVDSSRLQRDDSSSRRAASHDDAFEDEYLALKSSYSSQRVSDARGFQEPHDYSRRIRDGDSKVFPKDDDSNETLQFRDKLKYPGSPRARFLELLRERRRIVESSRGTSAS from the exons TTATCTGGAGATATACAACGAGAGGGTGAGAGACCTCCTGAAGCCGTCCTCGAGCGCGAGCGGATTGAGAGTTCGCGAGCATCCTCGACTCGGCCCTTACGTTCAAG GACTGACCCACCACGTGGTTCGCACCCTGGGTTCGTTGATGTCCTACGTGGAGGAAGGGACGAAGGCCAGGAAGACAGCGTCGACCCAGCAGAATCCTAGCAGCAGCCGCAGCCACGCACTGCTGACGATCTCTCTGATCCCGGAGTCGAGCGTCGCGGTCGGCGCTTCATCCGCCTCCGCTTCATCCTCCGCGCGGAGGCCAGATGGTTCATTATCACCACCACGCGGTGGCAGTAAACTACGCTTGGTCGATCTGGCGGGTAGCGAAAGCGCGGCCACGTGCAGCGGCATCCACCGGCTCAAG GAGGGTGCGAACATAAACAAGAGTCTAGTGGCTCTAGGGAACGTGATATCAGCCCTCGCGGAGAGAGGCTCGACCGGAAGTGGTCCAGGCAGAAGGTTCATCCCTTACAGAGATTCCGCGCTTACTTGGCTGTTGAAGGACGCACTTGGCGGAAATGCCACTACCATTATGCTCGCCA CCATATCGCCGGCAAGCGGCAGCTACAACGAGACCGCCCACACTCTGCGATTCGCGCAGAGAGCGCAAAGCGTGGTCAACCGACCGGTGGTCAACGAGGATCCCGTGGCCAGGGTCATCCGAGAGCTGAGGGCCGAGGTCGCCAGGCTCAAGTCCCTTTTGTCAGAGAAG AACGCAGAGCCGATCAAAGCATTGTGCTCCTGTCAGAGGATTCAGGATGAACCGCCAAGTCCCGACAGTACCGGATCTCCAGAAAAAGAATCGAAAACATTAATCGATCCATTCGAGGTCCCAGATGCGGACTTCAAGAGGGAAGAATCCGACAGGCACTcgaaacgagaagaacaacaactgcgTAGAAGTCATCTGCCTTTCCGAAGGTCCACATCAACTGAGAGTCTGTCAACATTGGACACCGGTTGTCCCCTGAAGAGATTCGGTTCGTATGAACTTCTGCCTTCGAAGGATCGCTTCGAAAGGACCTACAACCGCGCTCGAGTGACAGAGTTGAACGACGAGGAGAACGAAGTCAGCGAGATCCACGAGTCGGTGTTCGTCGACATCCCGACTTTGGTGGCAGTATTGATCAAGCCGGACGATAATCTACAGGAATCGTCGACGCAGATCGAGGAGATTTGCTCGGACGAGGTAGCCGAAGACGGGATCGACGTTGAATTCATCGGAGCGGAGCACGAAGGGTTCGACGACCAAGAGAAACTAGAGAGCCTCGATCATGACGATAGGAGCAGTTCGGTGAACTCTTGTCAAGCTTCTGTGGACAACGAGTTAGACGTCTTCCAAACGGACATCTTCAAATCCTCGTCCACGCCTAAGGAAAAACCAAAGTTCAGGAAGCAAGACTCGGTGGACTTGCTCTCGGTCCCGATCCCCTCGAATCTTCACATTTCTAAACGATTCGGATCTGTAGAGGCAATCCAGAGGAAGAAGGAGCCATTATTCCCGTTGGAGAGGTCCCACACGAACTTAGAGAGGCGAGTCGTCCCGGATAGAGCTAAGAAGTTGAATAACATCCGTGAGATAGAGGACCAAAAGCTCGCCACTAAGAGTTTCTGGTCAAGCAGCAAAGAGCCGCTGCAGAGGAAGGGTAGCAACGACTCGGACAGGTCTTTGAAGGACTGTGGCTCGGGTAAGTCGAAGAATGCGAGGAAGCCAAGCTTGGAGAACTTGAAGAGGAAGACCAGCAAGGACAGCAGCTCCAGCAGCTCCAAAGACGAACAGATCTCGATCTCCAGTCTAACAAGGGAGAAGCTACTGCATACAAACGACTCGATCGAGCAGGAATCGTCCTCCACGAGATCTCACACTCCTATCCAGCGTGTCAAGAGGGCTCAGATCGTAGCGGCGGTCACCGAGAGGCTGTACTCCAGCAAGAAAGTCCCGGAAGATGCTTCTGGGATCAGGTCACCACCAGAAGGGACGGAGGTAAAATCTCTAGCTAGGATGAAGCTGCAGGAGATCTCGAGGAAGATGCTGGGAAAGCGAAGACGGGTTTGCGTGGACACGCAGACCGACTGCTCGAGAACCATCCGCATGAAGGACACTGCGTCCTTGACGGAGAACCCCGAGATCCAGGACGTGGCAGTGCTGACGGACAATCACGAGGACTGCGAGATCGTCGCCGAAAGTAAGACGCCTGTATTGAGGGTGAAGGAGATAGCCACCTCGACTGACAAGCCAAAGACGAGCATCGTCAGGTGCAAGGACGTGGCCAGCCTTGCCAATGACCTGGAAGAGTTCGAGTACGAGTTGCATTCTCCGCGACACGATTCGGGAATCCTTTCCGATGACACGCAGAACTATGCCGAGAGCAATTTGTCCAGTACAGAGGTGTCCGACGTCTGCCAAGAAACTGATCGCGGACCGATGCACGTTGAAAGCTCTACCAACACTTTGTACTCGTCCTGCAGGAGCTCCGCGGTCCAGACTCCAAGACCCAACAGTCTCTATCCGCGCAGGATAGAGACCAAGGCTCCTCCGTGCATGCGACAATGCTGCAATTCGGTCCAAGAGCCTGCTAGGAATCATTCGTCGATAGGTAGCCCCGAGAAGAGCGTGATTTCCATATCGCTGCCAGACACCATCAGCATCACCATTGAGAGCACGAACGTCCTAGAGTCCCGGATAGCGGTGATGGACAGCCTGGAGCAGGAGAGGGCCAAGTCGAGGACCAAGGACGGCGAGGTTCAGACCGAGGAGATCAAGGACACTAGAGGCGAGGCTGTCTGCTTCAAGGACGACAGTAGATCAACGCTCAGTCAAACGGATAGCAGAGTGTTCCGGATTGAAAATATCTTTCAGGACCCTAACAACGTTTCTAGAAGGGTGGATGCGACAGGGGGGAGAGTGGATGGGCCGAGGATGAGGAATTCCATCACCTTCAGGAACTCTCTCGGGACTTCGTACGTATCCCAAGTTCGGGACGGCGAAGTTGGAGGGTTCGGAGCAAGAAGACAAGGCGACGGGTTCATCAGGGACGGTTTAATCACCGAGGCGTTCATTACGAAGAAGAGGTTCGATTTTGGCAGAGACGTTTGCGACGATCCTTGGAGGAAGTGGTCTGTTCCGGCAGCTATGAATTCTAAGATTCAGAGCATTGGGTGCAACGACGGATTCGCGGCTTCTTCGTGGCAAGGTTCGCAGGTCGGCGAGGTCGCTGGGTTGGCCTCGTCTTGCTCGAACTGTTCGAAGATGGAGCCCGAAGTTCAAGGAGAGTCGATGAAACTACCGGCTTTCGAGAATGGCACTGTCGAACATGATCACAGTTTCTCGGACGACAGCTTGGACTATAACGAGAACAATGCGCTGGGCCAGACGGTGCTGAAGATGGCCGATTGCGATCTAAGAGAGAGCCTCTGTCCGCCCGACGTGGTGGCACACACCAAGAAAGACTGTCCCAAGGTGTCTACTTCGGAAGCAGAGAGCAACGAACCCGCGGATTTCGAGGAAAGTCAGATAGAGTTTCCGAAGATGAAGCCGTCGGATGTAGCAGAAGTTCTTCAGGTGCACGATTACAAGGACCTCATCCTTGGCAGACGCTGTTACAACTACGAAGACGTGAACGAGGAACCTGAAGACTCTAATCGTGTGATCAACAGTGGGAAGAAAAAGGTATCCTTTTCGAACAGTGGCGAGGCTGAGAATAAAGTGTCCTTGGAAAAAGAATCTTCCAAGCAGGGTCCAAAGACTACCTTGAAGTCTATCatcaagaagaggaagaagaggaacaTTGCAGAGATTGTAAGCAGTGTTCCATCGTCCAACGATGAGACCGATGATTCGCAACACGATGAGAAGAGTCTCATTTTGGAGGACGATTGGAAGGACAAGGTTAGCGATGCTGAAGAACCGTCTAAGGAAGGCTTGCTGGATTCGAAAATGGATGCAAAGCAGAACCATAAGAAGGTCAAGTTCTCAGTGAGGAATCTTTCCGAAAATAGTGAGTCTGACAGCTGCGAGAACGCCGAGGACGAAGAGGAGGATGTTCCCCGCAACCACGTGGCCAAGAAGATCCTTGAAGATTATCTTAGCGAGGCTGTGACTTTCATGCGGAACCTGAACTCAATCAATGAATCCATCAATGTCGCTGGCATGCTCGACAG GTGTTCATCGCCCATCCACCAGAAACGGGTTGGGAAGCAAGGGCCCCGTCGAAGAAGCTATTCTTCCCCTTGGAATCTGGACCACCCGAGGCAAGAGGTCGCGGTGACAGACGACGCCGATTATCTGAACAGCGACGAGGACATTGTCGTCTCGACGGAGTCGTACGATCGTTGTCTGAAGGGTATCCAGCGGCTAGAGGACTGCATTCGGAGGGTGGACAGGCATAACGAGCTGCTTCGCGTGAAATACGGTGTCAACTGCGGATCTGCTGGCGCTAGACTGGGTTTAGCGAGTCCTAGCACGGATCGTGCACCTGCGACGAGCGACTTCGTGGTTTCCGGTGGTAGGGAGGACACTTCTAACATCGCCGAAGACTGGACCAGCCCTCGATTCGTAGAGTATTCACCCCGATCGAGTCTACAGTCTACCAGAACGAAAAACGAAGAGGAGGACCTGGAAAAGAGGATCTTCGATCAGCTGATGAACGTGGCGAACGCGACCAGCTGCAGAACGTCAACGAGGCTTCAGAATAGGTTCTCCAAGAGCTCCGACCGCAGACCCCGAAGCCCTGTCACTTACTCGAAGCTCCGGGAGAAGTACAATCACGCGGACGAGTCTTTCCACGGCGATCTTCAGGGTAGCTTAGATTTGAACGACCAGAGCTACGAGATCACCGGAAATTTGTCCGTCGCCAAGACCCATGGCATGTCTTTCGAGGATCTAGAGTCCACGATGGAGGATGACTTCTTGCCGTTGAGGAGGTTCGACCGCATCGAAGGCAAACTGCGCGTCGACTCTTCCAGGCTGCAACGGGACGATTCGTCGAGCAGAAGAGCCGCGAGTCACGACGACGCCTTCGAGGACGAGTATTTGGCTCTGAAGAGCAGCTACTCGTCGCAACGCGTGTCGGACGCTAGGGGATTCCAAGAACCGCACGATTACTCGCGGAGAATTCGAGACGGTGACTCGAAAGTGTTCCCGAAGGATGACGACTCGAACGAGACCCTGCAGTTCAGGGACAAACTGAAATACCCTGGCAGTCCTAGAGCCAGATTCC
- the LOC117219261 gene encoding uncharacterized protein LOC117219261 isoform X1, producing MANIKVAVRVRPISARELNRTGSDVVVRTDSNGISLTNLKVSSSKAGDSRERTRTYSFDYCFDSSDPEAEHFADQERIYETLGQTVLEAVFLGYNSCLVAYGQSASGKTYTMMGTKDDPGLTPRLCEGLFSRIEDEKRNEKNWCVLVSYLEIYNERVRDLLKPSSSASGLRVREHPRLGPYVQGLTHHVVRTLGSLMSYVEEGTKARKTASTQQNPSSSRSHALLTISLIPESSVAVGASSASASSSARRPDGSLSPPRGGSKLRLVDLAGSESAATCSGIHRLKEGANINKSLVALGNVISALAERGSTGSGPGRRFIPYRDSALTWLLKDALGGNATTIMLATISPASGSYNETAHTLRFAQRAQSVVNRPVVNEDPVARVIRELRAEVARLKSLLSEKNAEPIKALCSCQRIQDEPPSPDSTGSPEKESKTLIDPFEVPDADFKREESDRHSKREEQQLRRSHLPFRRSTSTESLSTLDTGCPLKRFGSYELLPSKDRFERTYNRARVTELNDEENEVSEIHESVFVDIPTLVAVLIKPDDNLQESSTQIEEICSDEVAEDGIDVEFIGAEHEGFDDQEKLESLDHDDRSSSVNSCQASVDNELDVFQTDIFKSSSTPKEKPKFRKQDSVDLLSVPIPSNLHISKRFGSVEAIQRKKEPLFPLERSHTNLERRVVPDRAKKLNNIREIEDQKLATKSFWSSSKEPLQRKGSNDSDRSLKDCGSGKSKNARKPSLENLKRKTSKDSSSSSSKDEQISISSLTREKLLHTNDSIEQESSSTRSHTPIQRVKRAQIVAAVTERLYSSKKVPEDASGIRSPPEGTEVKSLARMKLQEISRKMLGKRRRVCVDTQTDCSRTIRMKDTASLTENPEIQDVAVLTDNHEDCEIVAESKTPVLRVKEIATSTDKPKTSIVRCKDVASLANDLEEFEYELHSPRHDSGILSDDTQNYAESNLSSTEVSDVCQETDRGPMHVESSTNTLYSSCRSSAVQTPRPNSLYPRRIETKAPPCMRQCCNSVQEPARNHSSIGSPEKSVISISLPDTISITIESTNVLESRIAVMDSLEQERAKSRTKDGEVQTEEIKDTRGEAVCFKDDSRSTLSQTDSRVFRIENIFQDPNNVSRRVDATGGRVDGPRMRNSITFRNSLGTSYVSQVRDGEVGGFGARRQGDGFIRDGLITEAFITKKRFDFGRDVCDDPWRKWSVPAAMNSKIQSIGCNDGFAASSWQGSQVGEVAGLASSCSNCSKMEPEVQGESMKLPAFENGTVEHDHSFSDDSLDYNENNALGQTVLKMADCDLRESLCPPDVVAHTKKDCPKVSTSEAESNEPADFEESQIEFPKMKPSDVAEVLQVHDYKDLILGRRCYNYEDVNEEPEDSNRVINSGKKKVSFSNSGEAENKVSLEKESSKQGPKTTLKSIIKKRKKRNIAEIVSSVPSSNDETDDSQHDEKSLILEDDWKDKVSDAEEPSKEGLLDSKMDAKQNHKKVKFSVRNLSENSESDSCENAEDEEEDVPRNHVAKKILEDYLSEAVTFMRNLNSINESINVAGMLDRCSSPIHQKRVGKQGPRRRSYSSPWNLDHPRQEVAVTDDADYLNSDEDIVVSTESYDRCLKGIQRLEDCIRRVDRHNELLRVKYGVNCGSAGARLGLASPSTDRAPATSDFVVSGGREDTSNIAEDWTSPRFVEYSPRSSLQSTRTKNEEEDLEKRIFDQLMNVANATSCRTSTRLQNRFSKSSDRRPRSPVTYSKLREKYNHADESFHGDLQGSLDLNDQSYEITGNLSVAKTHGMSFEDLESTMEDDFLPLRRFDRIEGKLRVDSSRLQRDDSSSRRAASHDDAFEDEYLALKSSYSSQRVSDARGFQEPHDYSRRIRDGDSKVFPKDDDSNETLQFRDKLKYPGSPRARFLELLRERRRIVESSRGTSAS from the exons TTATCTGGAGATATACAACGAGAGGGTGAGAGACCTCCTGAAGCCGTCCTCGAGCGCGAGCGGATTGAGAGTTCGCGAGCATCCTCGACTCGGCCCTTACGTTCAAG GACTGACCCACCACGTGGTTCGCACCCTGGGTTCGTTGATGTCCTACGTGGAGGAAGGGACGAAGGCCAGGAAGACAGCGTCGACCCAGCAGAATCCTAGCAGCAGCCGCAGCCACGCACTGCTGACGATCTCTCTGATCCCGGAGTCGAGCGTCGCGGTCGGCGCTTCATCCGCCTCCGCTTCATCCTCCGCGCGGAGGCCAGATGGTTCATTATCACCACCACGCGGTGGCAGTAAACTACGCTTGGTCGATCTGGCGGGTAGCGAAAGCGCGGCCACGTGCAGCGGCATCCACCGGCTCAAG GAGGGTGCGAACATAAACAAGAGTCTAGTGGCTCTAGGGAACGTGATATCAGCCCTCGCGGAGAGAGGCTCGACCGGAAGTGGTCCAGGCAGAAGGTTCATCCCTTACAGAGATTCCGCGCTTACTTGGCTGTTGAAGGACGCACTTGGCGGAAATGCCACTACCATTATGCTCGCCA CCATATCGCCGGCAAGCGGCAGCTACAACGAGACCGCCCACACTCTGCGATTCGCGCAGAGAGCGCAAAGCGTGGTCAACCGACCGGTGGTCAACGAGGATCCCGTGGCCAGGGTCATCCGAGAGCTGAGGGCCGAGGTCGCCAGGCTCAAGTCCCTTTTGTCAGAGAAG AACGCAGAGCCGATCAAAGCATTGTGCTCCTGTCAGAGGATTCAGGATGAACCGCCAAGTCCCGACAGTACCGGATCTCCAGAAAAAGAATCGAAAACATTAATCGATCCATTCGAGGTCCCAGATGCGGACTTCAAGAGGGAAGAATCCGACAGGCACTcgaaacgagaagaacaacaactgcgTAGAAGTCATCTGCCTTTCCGAAGGTCCACATCAACTGAGAGTCTGTCAACATTGGACACCGGTTGTCCCCTGAAGAGATTCGGTTCGTATGAACTTCTGCCTTCGAAGGATCGCTTCGAAAGGACCTACAACCGCGCTCGAGTGACAGAGTTGAACGACGAGGAGAACGAAGTCAGCGAGATCCACGAGTCGGTGTTCGTCGACATCCCGACTTTGGTGGCAGTATTGATCAAGCCGGACGATAATCTACAGGAATCGTCGACGCAGATCGAGGAGATTTGCTCGGACGAGGTAGCCGAAGACGGGATCGACGTTGAATTCATCGGAGCGGAGCACGAAGGGTTCGACGACCAAGAGAAACTAGAGAGCCTCGATCATGACGATAGGAGCAGTTCGGTGAACTCTTGTCAAGCTTCTGTGGACAACGAGTTAGACGTCTTCCAAACGGACATCTTCAAATCCTCGTCCACGCCTAAGGAAAAACCAAAGTTCAGGAAGCAAGACTCGGTGGACTTGCTCTCGGTCCCGATCCCCTCGAATCTTCACATTTCTAAACGATTCGGATCTGTAGAGGCAATCCAGAGGAAGAAGGAGCCATTATTCCCGTTGGAGAGGTCCCACACGAACTTAGAGAGGCGAGTCGTCCCGGATAGAGCTAAGAAGTTGAATAACATCCGTGAGATAGAGGACCAAAAGCTCGCCACTAAGAGTTTCTGGTCAAGCAGCAAAGAGCCGCTGCAGAGGAAGGGTAGCAACGACTCGGACAGGTCTTTGAAGGACTGTGGCTCGGGTAAGTCGAAGAATGCGAGGAAGCCAAGCTTGGAGAACTTGAAGAGGAAGACCAGCAAGGACAGCAGCTCCAGCAGCTCCAAAGACGAACAGATCTCGATCTCCAGTCTAACAAGGGAGAAGCTACTGCATACAAACGACTCGATCGAGCAGGAATCGTCCTCCACGAGATCTCACACTCCTATCCAGCGTGTCAAGAGGGCTCAGATCGTAGCGGCGGTCACCGAGAGGCTGTACTCCAGCAAGAAAGTCCCGGAAGATGCTTCTGGGATCAGGTCACCACCAGAAGGGACGGAGGTAAAATCTCTAGCTAGGATGAAGCTGCAGGAGATCTCGAGGAAGATGCTGGGAAAGCGAAGACGGGTTTGCGTGGACACGCAGACCGACTGCTCGAGAACCATCCGCATGAAGGACACTGCGTCCTTGACGGAGAACCCCGAGATCCAGGACGTGGCAGTGCTGACGGACAATCACGAGGACTGCGAGATCGTCGCCGAAAGTAAGACGCCTGTATTGAGGGTGAAGGAGATAGCCACCTCGACTGACAAGCCAAAGACGAGCATCGTCAGGTGCAAGGACGTGGCCAGCCTTGCCAATGACCTGGAAGAGTTCGAGTACGAGTTGCATTCTCCGCGACACGATTCGGGAATCCTTTCCGATGACACGCAGAACTATGCCGAGAGCAATTTGTCCAGTACAGAGGTGTCCGACGTCTGCCAAGAAACTGATCGCGGACCGATGCACGTTGAAAGCTCTACCAACACTTTGTACTCGTCCTGCAGGAGCTCCGCGGTCCAGACTCCAAGACCCAACAGTCTCTATCCGCGCAGGATAGAGACCAAGGCTCCTCCGTGCATGCGACAATGCTGCAATTCGGTCCAAGAGCCTGCTAGGAATCATTCGTCGATAGGTAGCCCCGAGAAGAGCGTGATTTCCATATCGCTGCCAGACACCATCAGCATCACCATTGAGAGCACGAACGTCCTAGAGTCCCGGATAGCGGTGATGGACAGCCTGGAGCAGGAGAGGGCCAAGTCGAGGACCAAGGACGGCGAGGTTCAGACCGAGGAGATCAAGGACACTAGAGGCGAGGCTGTCTGCTTCAAGGACGACAGTAGATCAACGCTCAGTCAAACGGATAGCAGAGTGTTCCGGATTGAAAATATCTTTCAGGACCCTAACAACGTTTCTAGAAGGGTGGATGCGACAGGGGGGAGAGTGGATGGGCCGAGGATGAGGAATTCCATCACCTTCAGGAACTCTCTCGGGACTTCGTACGTATCCCAAGTTCGGGACGGCGAAGTTGGAGGGTTCGGAGCAAGAAGACAAGGCGACGGGTTCATCAGGGACGGTTTAATCACCGAGGCGTTCATTACGAAGAAGAGGTTCGATTTTGGCAGAGACGTTTGCGACGATCCTTGGAGGAAGTGGTCTGTTCCGGCAGCTATGAATTCTAAGATTCAGAGCATTGGGTGCAACGACGGATTCGCGGCTTCTTCGTGGCAAGGTTCGCAGGTCGGCGAGGTCGCTGGGTTGGCCTCGTCTTGCTCGAACTGTTCGAAGATGGAGCCCGAAGTTCAAGGAGAGTCGATGAAACTACCGGCTTTCGAGAATGGCACTGTCGAACATGATCACAGTTTCTCGGACGACAGCTTGGACTATAACGAGAACAATGCGCTGGGCCAGACGGTGCTGAAGATGGCCGATTGCGATCTAAGAGAGAGCCTCTGTCCGCCCGACGTGGTGGCACACACCAAGAAAGACTGTCCCAAGGTGTCTACTTCGGAAGCAGAGAGCAACGAACCCGCGGATTTCGAGGAAAGTCAGATAGAGTTTCCGAAGATGAAGCCGTCGGATGTAGCAGAAGTTCTTCAGGTGCACGATTACAAGGACCTCATCCTTGGCAGACGCTGTTACAACTACGAAGACGTGAACGAGGAACCTGAAGACTCTAATCGTGTGATCAACAGTGGGAAGAAAAAGGTATCCTTTTCGAACAGTGGCGAGGCTGAGAATAAAGTGTCCTTGGAAAAAGAATCTTCCAAGCAGGGTCCAAAGACTACCTTGAAGTCTATCatcaagaagaggaagaagaggaacaTTGCAGAGATTGTAAGCAGTGTTCCATCGTCCAACGATGAGACCGATGATTCGCAACACGATGAGAAGAGTCTCATTTTGGAGGACGATTGGAAGGACAAGGTTAGCGATGCTGAAGAACCGTCTAAGGAAGGCTTGCTGGATTCGAAAATGGATGCAAAGCAGAACCATAAGAAGGTCAAGTTCTCAGTGAGGAATCTTTCCGAAAATAGTGAGTCTGACAGCTGCGAGAACGCCGAGGACGAAGAGGAGGATGTTCCCCGCAACCACGTGGCCAAGAAGATCCTTGAAGATTATCTTAGCGAGGCTGTGACTTTCATGCGGAACCTGAACTCAATCAATGAATCCATCAATGTCGCTGGCATGCTCGACAG GTGTTCATCGCCCATCCACCAGAAACGGGTTGGGAAGCAAGGGCCCCGTCGAAGAAGCTATTCTTCCCCTTGGAATCTGGACCACCCGAGGCAAGAGGTCGCGGTGACAGACGACGCCGATTATCTGAACAGCGACGAGGACATTGTCGTCTCGACGGAGTCGTACGATCGTTGTCTGAAGGGTATCCAGCGGCTAGAGGACTGCATTCGGAGGGTGGACAGGCATAACGAGCTGCTTCGCGTGAAATACGGTGTCAACTGCGGATCTGCTGGCGCTAGACTGGGTTTAGCGAGTCCTAGCACGGATCGTGCACCTGCGACGAGCGACTTCGTGGTTTCCGGTGGTAGGGAGGACACTTCTAACATCGCCGAAGACTGGACCAGCCCTCGATTCGTAGAGTATTCACCCCGATCGAGTCTACAGTCTACCAGAACGAAAAACGAAGAGGAGGACCTGGAAAAGAGGATCTTCGATCAGCTGATGAACGTGGCGAACGCGACCAGCTGCAGAACGTCAACGAGGCTTCAGAATAGGTTCTCCAAGAGCTCCGACCGCAGACCCCGAAGCCCTGTCACTTACTCGAAGCTCCGGGAGAAGTACAATCACGCGGACGAGTCTTTCCACGGCGATCTTCAGGGTAGCTTAGATTTGAACGACCAGAGCTACGAGATCACCGGAAATTTGTCCGTCGCCAAGACCCATGGCATGTCTTTCGAGGATCTAGAGTCCACGATGGAGGATGACTTCTTGCCGTTGAGGAGGTTCGACCGCATCGAAGGCAAACTGCGCGTCGACTCTTCCAGGCTGCAACGGGACGATTCGTCGAGCAGAAGAGCCGCGAGTCACGACGACGCCTTCGAGGACGAGTATTTGGCTCTGAAGAGCAGCTACTCGTCGCAACGCGTGTCGGACGCTAGGGGATTCCAAGAACCGCACGATTACTCGCGGAGAATTCGAGACGGTGACTCGAAAGTGTTCCCGAAGGATGACGACTCGAACGAGACCCTGCAGTTCAGGGACAAACTGAAATACCCTGGCAGTCCTAGAGCCAGATTCC